The following coding sequences are from one Natrarchaeobaculum sulfurireducens window:
- the trpG gene encoding anthranilate synthase component II: MSAPAIGEDDASEDAAKPLTVLFVDNYDSFTYNLVEYVSQQAGTETEVVKNTASLEEIRAVGPDAIVISPGPGHPENDRDVGVSAAVLRELSPEIPTLGVCLGLEAAVYEYGGTVGRAPDPIHGKASAVDHDGEGVFDGLEQGFRAGRYHSLVALEVPECFEVSATAEHGDETLVMGIRHREYPLEAVQFHPESVLTAVGHDVIENFLRTV, translated from the coding sequence ATGAGCGCACCCGCGATCGGCGAGGACGACGCGAGCGAAGACGCAGCCAAACCGCTCACCGTGTTATTCGTCGACAACTACGACTCGTTTACGTACAACCTAGTCGAGTACGTCAGCCAACAGGCGGGGACCGAAACCGAGGTCGTCAAGAACACGGCCTCGCTCGAGGAAATTCGAGCCGTCGGTCCCGACGCCATCGTCATCAGCCCCGGGCCGGGCCACCCCGAAAACGACCGCGACGTCGGTGTCTCGGCAGCCGTCCTCCGCGAGCTAAGTCCCGAAATCCCGACCCTCGGCGTCTGTCTCGGGCTCGAGGCGGCAGTCTACGAGTACGGCGGGACGGTCGGTCGCGCGCCCGATCCGATCCACGGCAAGGCGTCGGCGGTCGACCACGACGGCGAGGGCGTCTTCGACGGCCTCGAGCAGGGCTTTCGGGCGGGTCGGTATCACTCGCTGGTCGCGCTCGAGGTGCCGGAGTGCTTCGAGGTGTCGGCGACCGCAGAACACGGAGACGAGACGCTCGTGATGGGGATTCGCCACCGCGAGTACCCACTCGAGGCGGTGCAGTTCCATCCCGAAAGCGTGCTCACGGCCGTCGGTCACGACGTGATCGAGAACTTCTTGCGTACTGTCTGA
- a CDS encoding adenosylcobalamin-dependent ribonucleoside-diphosphate reductase, protein MSQQDLSAEELTLPIKRTEGETLEERMTANAYHNILPARYLRKDATGELVETQEELFERIGQNIALAEAVYEADNQDLEITVTPEQLKPGHPRRDELAEEVFGDGVTTDDSEGSEIPREDGEAVDDVEITLSEENVNKFAYDTVVPELPDEIRAHVEDVAETFIEGMETLSFMPNSPTLMNAGDELQQLSACFVMSPDDDLSNIHETAKKAAEVFQSGGGVGYGFWQLRPFGDSVGSTGGIASGPITFMRTYDQLCETIAQGGTRRGAQMGIMRVSHPDVIEFIHAKNKDVSLAHTLRLNDPDDYTYTTFAEALEEARELIDDDGRVPKHLRNAVEGHLSNFNISVGVTDAFMDALQNGEEYVFTNPRTEEPHIATEETKEMYSRYDLGEHVEVGEPLSIPAELIWGRIVEGAHENGEPGVIYLERVNKEHSFDVEEHPDHRILATNPCGEQPLEEFEACNLGHINLSTLADFEAPDWRVWFDEHGDEYDSQEAAVAAFLEEAIDFEEFDERIEYGTRFLENVVTMSDFPVEEIEEKVRNMRKIGLGIMGLAQLYIQLGIRYGSDAGNEVARQLMTHINHEAKATSHELALERGSFAEWDDSKYATPTEYREWFEHQTGEDADDWEGGFPIRNHNVTTIAPTGTTSMVGNTTGGCEPIYNVAYYKNVTDDVQGDEMLVEFDDYFLRVLEANDIDVETVKAEAQEQMATNQFEGVEGLSTVPNSIGELFVITSDLSAKDHAAVQCACQEGVDSAISKTVNAPNDSSLEDAKDVFEWVYENGGKGVTYYRDGTRSKQVLTTRADNADFADETEAAAALVEQIDEIFGGLEQFLESEDVREALEADVDSLVGGDAIEVHYTEKRDRPDALQGVSQRIDTGYGKIYVTINEDPETGQPFELFANIGHSGGFTNSFTEALAKVISTSLRSGVDPDEIVDELCGTRSPKVAWDKGEQIQSIPDAIGTAMRRYLDGEIDKPYPTQQTLEESADARITEHDEHETDGGAATIDSSDDATQDLIDAGESPECPDCGALSLYYSEGCKTCESCGWSEC, encoded by the coding sequence ATGAGCCAGCAGGACCTCTCTGCGGAGGAGTTAACCCTCCCGATCAAGCGCACCGAGGGAGAGACCCTCGAGGAGCGCATGACTGCCAACGCCTACCATAACATCCTCCCCGCACGCTACCTGCGTAAGGATGCAACCGGCGAACTCGTCGAAACACAAGAGGAGCTCTTCGAGCGCATCGGCCAGAACATCGCTCTTGCGGAAGCCGTCTACGAAGCCGACAATCAGGACCTCGAGATCACCGTCACGCCAGAGCAGCTCAAGCCCGGCCATCCGCGCCGGGACGAACTCGCCGAAGAGGTCTTCGGCGACGGCGTCACGACGGACGACAGCGAGGGATCGGAGATCCCTCGAGAAGACGGCGAAGCCGTCGACGACGTCGAGATCACCCTCAGCGAGGAGAACGTCAACAAGTTCGCCTACGACACCGTCGTACCGGAACTGCCCGACGAAATCCGAGCGCACGTCGAGGACGTCGCCGAGACGTTCATCGAGGGGATGGAGACGCTTTCGTTTATGCCGAACTCGCCGACCCTGATGAACGCCGGCGACGAGCTCCAGCAGCTCTCTGCCTGTTTCGTTATGAGCCCCGACGACGACCTCTCGAACATCCACGAGACGGCAAAGAAGGCCGCCGAAGTGTTCCAGAGCGGTGGCGGTGTCGGCTACGGGTTCTGGCAGCTCCGTCCGTTCGGCGACTCGGTCGGTTCGACCGGTGGCATCGCCTCCGGCCCGATCACCTTTATGCGGACCTACGACCAGCTCTGTGAGACGATCGCTCAGGGCGGCACCCGACGTGGCGCCCAGATGGGCATCATGCGAGTCTCTCACCCCGACGTCATCGAGTTCATCCACGCGAAGAACAAGGACGTCTCGCTTGCCCACACGCTCCGACTCAACGACCCCGACGACTACACCTACACGACGTTCGCCGAGGCACTCGAGGAAGCTCGCGAACTCATCGACGACGACGGTCGCGTCCCGAAACACCTGCGAAACGCCGTCGAGGGCCACCTCTCGAACTTCAATATCTCCGTCGGCGTCACCGACGCCTTCATGGACGCCCTCCAGAACGGCGAGGAGTACGTTTTCACCAACCCACGGACTGAAGAACCCCACATCGCTACCGAGGAAACCAAGGAGATGTACAGCCGGTACGACCTCGGCGAGCACGTCGAGGTCGGCGAGCCGCTGTCGATCCCTGCCGAACTCATCTGGGGGCGAATCGTCGAGGGCGCCCACGAAAACGGCGAACCTGGCGTCATCTATCTCGAGCGTGTCAACAAAGAACACTCATTCGACGTCGAGGAGCATCCGGACCACCGCATCCTCGCGACGAACCCGTGTGGCGAACAGCCACTCGAGGAGTTCGAGGCCTGTAACCTGGGTCACATCAACCTCTCGACGCTCGCGGACTTCGAGGCGCCCGACTGGCGCGTCTGGTTCGACGAGCACGGCGACGAGTACGACAGCCAGGAAGCAGCCGTCGCCGCCTTCCTCGAGGAGGCCATCGACTTCGAGGAGTTCGACGAGCGCATCGAGTACGGCACCCGATTCCTCGAGAACGTCGTCACGATGAGTGACTTCCCGGTCGAAGAGATCGAGGAGAAAGTCCGCAACATGCGCAAGATCGGGCTGGGCATCATGGGACTGGCCCAGCTGTACATCCAGCTTGGCATCCGCTACGGCTCCGACGCAGGCAACGAGGTCGCCCGTCAGCTGATGACCCACATCAACCACGAGGCCAAAGCGACCAGCCACGAACTCGCACTCGAGCGTGGCTCGTTCGCCGAGTGGGACGACTCGAAGTACGCGACGCCGACCGAGTACCGCGAGTGGTTCGAACACCAGACCGGCGAGGACGCCGACGACTGGGAAGGCGGCTTCCCCATTCGCAACCACAACGTAACGACCATCGCCCCCACCGGGACGACGTCGATGGTCGGCAACACCACGGGTGGCTGTGAGCCCATCTACAACGTCGCGTACTACAAGAACGTCACCGACGACGTCCAGGGCGACGAGATGCTCGTCGAGTTCGACGACTACTTCCTCCGGGTGCTCGAGGCCAACGACATCGACGTCGAGACGGTCAAAGCAGAAGCCCAAGAGCAGATGGCCACCAACCAGTTCGAGGGCGTCGAGGGCCTCTCGACGGTGCCAAACTCGATCGGCGAACTGTTCGTCATCACGAGCGACCTCTCGGCGAAAGACCACGCCGCCGTCCAGTGTGCCTGCCAGGAGGGCGTCGATTCGGCCATCTCGAAGACCGTCAACGCGCCCAACGACTCGAGTCTCGAGGACGCCAAAGACGTCTTCGAGTGGGTCTACGAGAACGGCGGCAAAGGTGTCACCTACTATCGCGACGGCACCCGGAGCAAACAGGTGCTGACCACGCGTGCCGACAACGCCGACTTCGCAGACGAGACCGAAGCCGCGGCGGCACTCGTCGAACAGATCGACGAGATCTTCGGCGGACTCGAGCAGTTCTTAGAGAGCGAGGACGTCCGCGAGGCCCTCGAGGCCGACGTCGACTCCCTGGTCGGTGGTGACGCCATCGAGGTTCACTACACGGAAAAGCGCGACCGACCGGATGCCCTCCAGGGCGTCAGCCAGCGCATCGACACCGGCTACGGGAAGATCTACGTGACGATCAACGAAGATCCCGAAACCGGCCAGCCGTTCGAACTGTTCGCGAACATCGGCCACTCTGGCGGCTTCACTAACTCCTTTACCGAGGCGCTCGCGAAGGTCATCTCGACCTCGCTGCGCTCGGGCGTCGACCCCGATGAGATCGTCGACGAACTCTGTGGCACTCGCAGCCCGAAGGTCGCCTGGGACAAGGGCGAACAGATCCAGTCGATCCCGGACGCCATCGGCACCGCGATGCGTCGCTATCTCGACGGCGAGATCGACAAGCCCTATCCGACCCAGCAAACGCTCGAGGAATCCGCCGACGCTCGAATCACTGAGCACGACGAACACGAGACTGACGGCGGGGCGGCCACCATTGACAGCTCGGACGACGCCACACAGGACCTCATCGACGCCGGCGAGTCACCCGAGTGTCCCGACTGTGGTGCACTCTCGCTGTACTACTCGGAGGGGTGCAAAACCTGCGAGTCCTGTGGCTGGAGCGAGTGCTGA
- a CDS encoding HVO_2523 family zinc finger protein, with protein sequence MAADSDRSDEPKRPADASREPASGAPTCPHCETPLYKRHCKYVCPQHGPIIDCSDPFR encoded by the coding sequence ATGGCTGCAGACAGTGACCGATCGGACGAACCGAAAAGACCGGCGGACGCCTCTCGAGAACCGGCATCCGGTGCACCGACCTGTCCACACTGTGAGACACCGCTGTACAAGCGACACTGCAAGTACGTCTGTCCCCAGCACGGCCCCATTATCGACTGTAGCGATCCTTTCCGGTGA
- a CDS encoding TVP38/TMEM64 family protein — protein MSTVPTRAIVGAILVTVIVGAGVVVSPAAAISAVESLAADPVLFGAVVAGLYLVRPLFAWPTTPLAIVVGYGYGVSLGVPIALVGVVVTVTPVFFAARWLVDPADCSTSATARNSDLLARAGDAIRRYYRTAGPIRGVTASRLAPIPSDVSTCAAAASGVRLRHLVIGTAIGELPWTVAAVIVGASAATITTGGLGELGLALTAACLLAAGVLLAGPLYRVLQARTEARTAGQPVDS, from the coding sequence ATGTCGACGGTACCGACGCGAGCGATCGTCGGAGCGATCCTCGTCACCGTGATCGTTGGGGCGGGAGTGGTCGTGTCGCCGGCGGCGGCCATCAGCGCCGTGGAGTCGCTCGCTGCCGATCCGGTCCTGTTCGGTGCCGTCGTGGCCGGACTCTATCTGGTTCGGCCGCTGTTCGCCTGGCCAACGACGCCGCTCGCAATCGTCGTCGGCTACGGATACGGCGTTAGTCTCGGCGTGCCGATCGCACTCGTCGGCGTCGTCGTGACCGTTACCCCGGTCTTTTTCGCCGCACGCTGGCTCGTCGACCCAGCCGACTGCTCGACGAGTGCAACGGCCCGAAACTCCGATCTCCTCGCTCGAGCCGGCGATGCGATCAGGCGATACTACCGAACCGCGGGGCCGATCCGCGGCGTTACCGCCTCACGGCTGGCACCCATCCCATCGGACGTCTCGACGTGTGCTGCGGCTGCCTCCGGAGTGAGACTTCGCCATCTCGTCATCGGAACGGCGATCGGCGAACTACCATGGACGGTCGCAGCAGTTATCGTCGGCGCCTCTGCGGCGACGATCACGACGGGCGGCCTTGGCGAGCTCGGCCTGGCGCTTACGGCCGCGTGCCTCCTCGCGGCGGGAGTACTGCTCGCGGGGCCGCTCTACCGTGTTCTCCAGGCCCGAACGGAAGCCCGAACTGCGGGGCAGCCGGTCGATAGCTGA
- a CDS encoding DUF5830 family protein: MDRDEPEADQDEPVDDRVALGLALLERLEHETLSLAEVVDRIETVTSDPTATRTILDEAELRGIIEREDGIIRPKSRQYVSFDRDVITKEGEFSCRRCGSSLSTGYFIRLDAGELGPFGSSCIRKVTGRE; this comes from the coding sequence ATGGATCGTGACGAGCCCGAAGCCGACCAGGACGAGCCGGTCGACGACCGCGTCGCCCTCGGCCTCGCGTTGCTCGAGCGTCTCGAGCACGAAACGCTGTCACTCGCCGAGGTCGTCGACCGGATCGAGACTGTCACGAGCGATCCGACGGCGACGCGGACGATTCTCGACGAGGCAGAACTCCGAGGGATCATCGAACGCGAAGACGGTATTATCCGCCCGAAAAGCCGCCAGTACGTCAGCTTCGATCGCGACGTGATCACCAAAGAAGGCGAGTTCTCCTGTCGGCGCTGTGGTTCGAGTCTCTCTACAGGCTACTTCATCAGGCTCGACGCGGGCGAACTGGGGCCGTTCGGCTCGTCGTGTATTCGAAAGGTAACCGGCCGGGAGTGA
- a CDS encoding DUF7115 domain-containing protein yields the protein MSVPGIVQSTLDNEEIAARVSLGGEDELFVTPTRTLVYRADGLLSDESVDEYPHDADRLTLSEGRRKTKFTLEYPLEGTEQFTIPAKKTERALHPVLAGVLNGNEITDPGETVVQTYRFSELTLILTSERLVKHIGGAVWDGDYEEFHFGDVTNLSFEDGSVATQIVLEVDGRPQRIKAPNEEAADLRERLQRALFEYHDVDSLEEFNALVDDEDDTDDGGASMDFGDGVEPLSADPPELEVDGERTSSNASVAGESAVTNPADAETNRPGSHSGGPQTWAETEPTVREDEPEYEPDSAEPVEPGDVFETADVTTETDVTDAADAISSGADPALLERIERLEDAVDRQTDLIEAQQETIEQLIDELRQGR from the coding sequence ATGAGCGTTCCCGGAATCGTCCAGTCTACTCTCGACAACGAGGAGATCGCAGCCCGAGTCTCTCTCGGTGGCGAGGACGAACTTTTCGTTACCCCTACGCGTACACTCGTCTATCGAGCGGACGGTCTCTTGAGTGACGAATCAGTCGACGAATATCCCCACGACGCCGACCGCCTCACCCTTTCGGAAGGCCGTCGAAAGACCAAGTTCACCCTCGAGTACCCACTCGAAGGAACCGAGCAGTTCACCATTCCCGCCAAGAAGACCGAGCGTGCTCTCCACCCGGTGCTGGCGGGCGTGTTGAACGGCAACGAGATTACCGATCCGGGTGAGACCGTCGTCCAGACATACCGCTTCAGCGAGTTGACGCTGATACTCACCAGTGAACGCCTCGTCAAGCATATCGGCGGGGCCGTCTGGGACGGCGACTACGAGGAGTTTCACTTCGGCGACGTCACGAACCTCTCGTTCGAAGACGGCAGCGTCGCAACCCAGATCGTCCTCGAGGTCGACGGTCGCCCACAGCGGATCAAGGCACCGAACGAGGAGGCAGCCGACCTCCGCGAGCGACTCCAGCGTGCCCTCTTCGAGTATCACGACGTCGACTCGCTCGAGGAGTTCAACGCACTGGTCGACGACGAGGACGACACCGACGATGGGGGTGCGTCGATGGACTTCGGCGACGGCGTCGAGCCACTGTCTGCCGACCCGCCCGAACTCGAGGTCGACGGCGAACGCACGTCCTCGAACGCGTCGGTCGCCGGTGAATCGGCCGTCACGAACCCGGCCGATGCTGAAACGAATCGACCAGGCAGCCACAGCGGTGGGCCACAGACGTGGGCCGAAACCGAACCTACCGTACGCGAAGACGAGCCGGAATACGAACCGGATTCGGCCGAACCGGTCGAGCCCGGTGACGTCTTCGAGACGGCCGACGTCACGACCGAGACCGACGTGACCGACGCGGCCGACGCTATCTCGTCGGGTGCCGATCCGGCGCTCTTAGAGCGGATCGAGCGACTCGAAGACGCTGTCGACCGTCAAACCGACCTCATCGAAGCCCAACAGGAGACGATCGAACAGCTGATCGACGAACTCAGACAGGGCCGCTAG
- a CDS encoding HsdR family type I site-specific deoxyribonuclease: MHRGVCVRLRKPITIRLKLRRAKPDPTLLLVTDRTALDDQIRATFERCGFPNPKKAEDMDDLREKLSTNAGETITTLIQKFQLHDDEKGDFPVLSRESDIYMMVDEAPRTQYKKLANHMRTALPNAFYIGFTGTLIEKKEKDTRRTFGNYIDTYTIDQSLEDDTTVEILYQGRLADIHLEGANLDRLFDRVFQDRTEEEKAEIQKRYARERDLAEAESRIEEVALDIVEHSENEIARPFKRMVVTTSKRAAIEYKKKLDDLNGPESRVVISHGHNDPEEVKQWAPSDTDLSKYKEEFVDPYGEVELLVVCDMLLTGFDAPVAQVMYLDKPLKEHNLLQVITRVNRPFPEKNHGLIVDYFRLDLAGEAAVTGREELADDPVRAQAVLSEDEVALALVRGRRHVAHGAPPSTRSLRRRVSQYGQKYRRAPGTKTIRIKRLQDRFGHSAFVSTGSTSRRAGGS; encoded by the coding sequence ATGCACCGCGGTGTCTGCGTTCGTCTCAGGAAACCGATCACGATCAGGTTGAAACTGCGACGAGCAAAGCCTGACCCGACGCTGCTGTTGGTGACCGACCGAACCGCACTCGACGACCAGATACGCGCCACCTTCGAGCGCTGTGGCTTTCCGAACCCGAAGAAGGCCGAGGACATGGACGACCTCCGCGAGAAGCTGAGCACCAACGCGGGCGAAACGATCACCACCCTCATTCAGAAGTTCCAGCTCCACGACGACGAGAAGGGTGACTTTCCGGTCCTCTCTCGCGAGAGCGACATTTACATGATGGTCGACGAGGCCCCCCGGACGCAGTACAAGAAGCTAGCGAACCACATGCGGACGGCGCTGCCGAACGCCTTCTACATCGGTTTCACCGGGACGTTGATCGAAAAGAAAGAGAAGGACACCCGCCGGACGTTCGGCAACTACATCGACACCTACACCATCGACCAGTCGCTCGAGGACGACACCACTGTCGAGATCCTTTACCAGGGCCGACTCGCCGACATCCATCTCGAGGGGGCAAACCTCGATCGGCTCTTCGACCGCGTCTTTCAAGATCGAACCGAGGAAGAGAAGGCCGAGATACAGAAGCGCTATGCTCGTGAGCGCGATCTTGCCGAAGCCGAGTCGAGGATCGAAGAAGTTGCCCTCGACATCGTCGAGCATTCCGAGAACGAAATCGCTCGCCCGTTCAAGAGGATGGTCGTCACGACAAGCAAACGAGCAGCGATCGAGTACAAGAAGAAGCTCGACGACCTGAACGGCCCAGAGTCTCGAGTCGTCATCTCCCACGGCCACAACGACCCCGAGGAGGTCAAGCAGTGGGCACCGAGCGACACCGACCTCTCGAAGTACAAAGAGGAGTTCGTCGATCCCTACGGCGAGGTCGAGCTCCTGGTCGTCTGTGATATGCTGCTCACCGGCTTCGACGCACCGGTTGCCCAGGTGATGTATCTCGACAAGCCGCTGAAAGAGCACAACCTGCTCCAGGTAATCACCCGCGTCAATCGGCCCTTCCCCGAGAAGAATCACGGGCTCATCGTCGATTACTTCCGTCTCGATCTCGCCGGAGAAGCCGCCGTAACCGGACGTGAGGAGCTTGCCGACGATCCAGTACGGGCTCAGGCCGTTCTCAGTGAAGATGAGGTTGCCCTCGCACTCGTGCGGGGTCGTCGCCACGTGGCTCACGGCGCACCTCCGTCAACGAGATCACTGCGAAGACGGGTGTCGCAGTACGGACAGAAGTATCGTCGAGCACCGGGAACGAAGACGATCCGGATCAAGCGCCTACAGGACCGGTTCGGGCACTCGGCTTTCGTCTCCACGGGATCGACCAGTCGACGAGCAGGCGGGTCGTGA